Genomic window (Magnolia sinica isolate HGM2019 chromosome 6, MsV1, whole genome shotgun sequence):
GCTGCAACACAACAAATGATGCTGTAATCGACTGGACTCTACTCAGCTCAATGTCTAAGTCGAAGACTCGACTGAGTCTATAAGCATATCTTTGTATTTCCAGTTCAATCGATCcatctgaactgtctattaagtCCAAAATACATTTAATGTACTACCATGCAAAAATTGGATTGATCGGATGGTTCAATCGGTCCTTGATATGGCTTTATTTTCGATAACCAtcatttttccaagccatggatgagaTTGTTAGGATTGCATAACAGAAGTgattctttggaatcataagaaATCCATGTTGGTTCCTAACAAAGAGATGGATCAAATTATTAAATGGGCCTACTTTTGTGTAAACAATCCTTACCATCCATATTAAAgtacattgatcaaatggttaatattttccAGATTGGTGTTTATTTGCATGGGAGCCAATCAAATGTGCATTAGACctgattaacggtctggatcaacagattggattatCTAAGTGCCCCAATGAAACTAGTCAACAAAGTCAGCGAGTCAACTCAGCATCTGGTTGACTGGACCGAGTCAAACTCATAAGTGAGTTCACTAATCACTCAGCCTTGAAATATCTCCgaattgagttgactcggctgtaGTTGGCATCTCGACCTTGTTTGGATAGCACCCTAAATTGTATTttgaagggcctgtttgggtagaGGATCTAAACGAATTGCGATTCACTTTGATGGCGAAAAATCACTGACTCGATCGAAATGAGATGAGCTTTGTTTTGGCTCTCCCATGCAACAATGATGGCCCCAGGTTGTAAATACATGCTGACCATTGAAATATTTCTGATGCAACCAGTCCCTAAAATGGACAACTCAGATTGTTTTGGGGAAACCAGCCAGTCATGATAAAAGAATCGTTGACTGGGACTGACTCATGGGTCCTGAGTCGAGTTGGGCTGAATTTGCCTAACTCGACTGAGTCTGGGGTGACTGGTGGTATTGAACTGAATCAGGTGGTACcgagtctgagtcgactcggacgagTCTGGGTCTTAGACCATGGAGTTAGAGCCCTGGCCATTGCTACACACCACTATTTTAAGGAGAAACGATGGTGAGTTTGGCTTGAAACATTagcattttatccaagccgttcaaactAATGGACCGGATAATGTGGCTCAGATTGTATTAATTTTAAGATATGTGGTTTGTGCAAGTGGATCACGTGGTttattaatccagaccattgatccgaTGTTTCTCCCTGTGGATGGTGAATGTCACAAAAGCtttctaaatcagaagatcctagccgtccaatCTCGCAACTATTGTTGAATTGTTCTCTTGATCATCTGGGAGATTTCTGGGGGCATGGCCCGAAAGATCAGTCgtctggatcatcaaaccatggcCCAATTGAAATCAAATGGCCCACGTGAGCTTGGCCCACGTCTGGCAGTCTCTGCCATGGGCTTGGGCATTTGTTTTTAGGCCCGTATATAACTGGGCCAGGACCAGGGTTGAGTATGTTAAAGGCCCAAACTGACAGCCTGGGCCTGGTCTTATACCTAGAGATCAAGATGCTTATCAAGTGGTCTGGTGGGCCTATGCTCAGATACTGCTCACAGGCTGGGATTTGATGGGCCTTATCGGCCTATTTCTTCCAACAGTCAGGAACAGTCCAAATTTATGCGATCTAACCGTTGATCAAGAGGGGGTCGTCATCGTTTCCTTTTTACCTGTGGTCATCATGGCAGATTTGATGGCAGCTGGGGACCAATCTGGGTGGGCTGATTTGAGAAGGGCCACGATTCCTGATACGTGAGGGCACGACATGGATGTCCCACTCTGAAAGTTCCAATCCACGGACCGATCATCTAAGGGTAATATTGCCGGTGGCGTCTTCGGAGACCACGCAGCCAAGATATTGACCCCAGGCGCGCTTATGTCCGGCTGCAAGGTCAATCGAGATTGTTAGCATGGCTCATGTGTTCTGATCATGGCCCatgagtagggctgtcaatgggccaggcctggggtaggtcttggcccagattttgaattgttttgggccaaacTTCTGCCCGGCccaattcaaaattctgatttttcacaCCCTAGCCTGGCccaattcaaaattctgatttttcagacctgagcccggcccattgacacccctacccaTGAGATTGTCTACCAAACATCTCCCACCATCCATTGGTGGGGCCAACAATGTAGTACATGTTTCAGAATGTGGGAAGTATGTGTAGGGATTCCCGCCAAAATCAATGTATGGTGAGAGATGTTTGTCACCCTAGGACGATTTCAACCGTGCTACGTGCATGGTTTTAAGCAGGGCTGTCAATGGCCCGGGTTCGGGTctatcaaaattaaaattttgaacagAACCGACCCGATGGCCTGCCCGAAAGAGTTCAAAATTTTGAGTAGATTGTAATGCTATGCACCTTGAGAATGTTGGGAGTCACGGAGTTGGGGCCTCTGGAGGAGAAGTACGCTACCGAAGGTGCTGGGGTTTGTCCGATGGCCGTTTCACttggaaaaatctggaccgttggtTGCCTTCCAGTATCCACACAATTTCATTTTAGAGAAAGAACAATCTCataataaaatgataaaaaaCCAAACCAACACTTTAACTCAAAACACTTATAGATTTTGTTGAAATAAACATAATATTGTCCATTATAAAGATGGCCAAATAATCAAAACCATCCACAATCTTAGATTATGAGTCATTCATCAGATGTGCCCCACCAAACAAGCCACACATGTAAGTTGAATGTGAACAATTGCTTCATGCATGTATGAGCCACCCGATGAGCCGATCGACCCATTCTTGGGCTAGATCGGCAGGCCCACCCGTTGTGCGGTCAAGATCATGATGATTATAACGAAATCAGAAGACTTACGGTGAAGGATGTGATAAAATGTAGTTCATGATTTGGGTCCCTTGGTCGACGTCGATGTAAACGGTGGGGATGAAATCCACGTTGGCTATGTCCTTAGTGGTGGGTGTGGCGTAAATCATGGCCACTCCTTGGGCGGCGAACACTCCTAGAGCTGCATTGCCAGTCAACTGGGACCCAATGTTGTAGAAACATAGGATTACTTTACCTTTTGCAGACTCGTTATTCCATTTGTAGAAATCACAAACCctagacatggatgaaacaagATTAGTATGAACACGCTTAAATGTTATTGGAGAGAGATGATAAAAAGCTATTTGGAGGAGAATATATTAATTAAGGTGGCATATTTTCTGCTTCCcttttaaattatatttaataatcactttctctaaaagctcgagccgttagaaaatggtgtatcaatgtatattagAGGGCTTTAACAATATACTAATTAGATATAATGTAAATAATTATAATTTAACTAATAAAATTATCATGATATTAGAGCCTTACCATATAAAGTGTataattatatgtgtgtgtgtgtgagatccaaTGGTATTGGTACTAGCTAGTAGTGGAAATGGAATGAGGCAGCTATGGGCCCCATGGGacgtatgcatgacatccaatccgttcacagATATATCCATTATTGATTTGTATGGTTGGCAAGGGCAAAATGTTGTTGTGCATATGCCATCTAGTCAACAAATTCGACTTATCTCatacaaggttcaagtggaccatacggtgAGGATTAAATGGATATGGTTGGAAACTTACCAGGgactaccaaagttttggatcaagctgatatttatgttttcctttcatccatgtctatctaaccttataaaaaggttagatagcaaatcaacatcatggtgggccctcaaagcCGTAGGCTATCCCGAGCTCCACCCACAACAGCCTGATACCGCTACTAGTTAcagtgggagagagagaagagagagagagagacccgcCGTGGAAGTATTCGTGGCTGAACACCAACTCGAACACCGAGTCCTTAGTCATGTTTTGATCTATGAAGCCTTGACCCTGTCCAAAAACCCATGCATTTCAATATATAATTATACaagcatggagagagagagagagagagagagagagagagagagagagagagagagagagagagagagagagagagagagagattcaacaAAGTGGTGCAACCTTCGTGACCAtgcatatatgcatgcatgaattcaagcattGATACGTACAAACATGCATGTAACTAACACATCTCACATTGCTGATAGGTCAGGTTTGGGCCTAACACCAGTGCAGTATCCGGTATATCCAGACCCAACTAAAGAAATCTGTTTGGTCCATGCTCTCTCAATTGGATATATATCGACCTCCAAAAACATCTTAAATCGATTTTGAGACATGACAACTAATATGTCATTCTAtactatttttaatttttccaatTAAAATATTACCTTCTATCCTTTCTTCAATATTCCATCCTCTTTTATCTCTCCCTCAcatagattattttattttattttttatttttttctatatctCCTCTTTTATCACTCCTTTCTCTTCCCATCTTTTGACTTTTGTACATTTGTTTCCTTTGTTGGGAGGCAATGCAGATttatatgtgggcccatgtttgTGGACATTACTTCCATCCAACCCTTCATCAGGTGCACCTCACTAAGATGAAGGCCCTCTCATTCTCTTCACATTTATTTTCTCTTATCTAACTCATAACAATTCATCAAGTGTGTGGCCACCATGGGGcctatcttccatccaacccattcatcaggcccACCTCACTAGAATGAAGGGATAGTAACTAtataagcaaatccaaaacttaagtgggccacagtaTGTGAAACTTATTTTTTTAGTACTCTTATGTTGTGGCCAACCTGAGTTTGGGATggattttggtttttatttttatttttccagtgGCGAACATgattgatggagtggattttggacccacatcattgtggaccccacaaataaAGAATGGGAGTGGTACGAAAGGACTTGTGCATGCATGGATCACACGGTTCCCCTACTTGTTTACTAGTTTGCTAGCGATCTTGAATGTCCATCAGATAGGCCCTAGTATATGGTGGCCCCCCCATCCGTcgttctccctctccctttcaaATGAAGACCATTTCTCTATAAAGGAAATGCACCATCATTAAGGgaccacattatatatatatatatatatatatatatatatatatatatatatatatatatatatatatatatatatataaactcatagATAAATGACAAGTGAACTCTAGCTAGGGCGCAATTTGTAAGTGTACTCGCCTCATACGTATAAATGAGGCATACGTGTGTGAGATCAGAGCTGCTTATCCAGATGCCATCACTGAAAAGTTAGATGGATATCCGATCTCCATTTGGAGCCAAATGTTCAAAgaagattataaaaaaaaaaatgaaataagagAAACTAACCAAGGGTCCATATTCTATTTCAGCGTTTGGCCCGACTGATGACCGCATCAGCTTGATGGTTGAGAGATTGCATTTAGATATCAAGAATCGGCTGAGGAACGGTTCAAATCCCAAACATGCGTACGCCGCTTCACGTATTAGAGAGTACACTTACAAAGTGCACTCGAGGTGTTCCAGACTCCTTAGAGCAAAGTGGTACTTTCCGAAATTTCTGTGGCcacacgaatgtttcaacggggAGATCCACATTGTTTccggttgtgtggtccacttgagctttggatctatctcatttttcatttaacagcctaacatgatctgaaaaaatggatggacggagtggatttctcacaaagatcaaggtgggctccatctaGCTTCGCAGCCAATCCTCGTCCATCCAATCGTGAAACTCCTTCTAAGACTAAACTTAAAATGTGCGTTTACCACAACTAACCAAATCGAGGCAACTAATCTCCGATGTCCGTGAAGTACATGCACGCCAATCCAAACTGCTCAGATCGTGGGCCCATTTGTAGATGAGCATCTTCCAGGATTCAATTGATTTGACGATCCCAACAAATTCAATTGGTGGCCAGTGAATGGGCAGTTAATAAAATgtcagtggtccaaattcaatagaTAAAATCAGGCGGCTAAATCgactgattggtgtgattttctGGAAATGTCCCATCAATAACAAGGCCCACAATTTGAGTGGTTCGGATCGGCATGCATCTTATACCAGGTATGTTGAGTGGCCACTTGCTACAATTTACAGAGTTGTGGCAAAAACGAATTGTAATGCGACTCCGAATCCAGACGACCAAAGAGCCACGTGGAAAGCTAGACGGTTGATCGGGACCGTCAATCCAATGGCCTCTGTCTTCGGTGGCACACAGTTAAAAAAGATCACTCTAAagagacaatcctagccatccctctctcaccacacgaactaaccgtccatttgagggCAACAATTGAATCTCTAGGACCATCCATTTTGGCTGACTTTTTAACTCTGGCCGTCCATGTAGGGCCACTAAAGGTATTGCCTTGTCCCGTTGAAAGTGTAACCTGCCACGTGGACGATGAAAAGGATGGCCATTTGATATCATCTGTCCTATTTTTCTAATCCAAGCTTCCTATTCAAGAAAGATCCTAATGATTTTTCTTAAATAGAAggtttcttttgtaatttttaaaatcCATGAATTTCCACGATGTCCACGTgaacatgctcatcatgggaaagtGTCATGATGGGATTTTTGCTTGAAAAGTCCTCTGAATTCAGAAGTTTTACAAAAAAGACCCCGATTATATGTATTTTCTAATTCAAACTTTAACTATAGGACATGAACTCCGTTCATCATTCACGCCAGCTAATGTTAATACATGAACCACACAATCAACTAAATTGAAAACTCAAGTGAACTGCATTCAGGAGACCAACCGAATTGAAACTCTCTGGTTAGAACCTTTTTGACTAttggatgtttatatgtcattcatCCTGTCCATGAGGCAAGTCAATGTCAAATACTAgcccttttttattcttttttctttttctttttaattttaaaaaagaaactgAAATACATAAATTCAATTATTCAAGTGGCTACCTAAAGACTTATATAAATTCTAAATGGCTACCCAAAGACTTATACAAATTCTAAATATTAGCCATCTGAAACTTCGATGAGCCACATTTCAATGGGGCGTGGCCTGCTTGAGTTATGaattgggattatttttgggtcatgtcctaacatgaagaGGCACAAATGATGGGCCACATTTGTATGGTGTatcccacttgagttatggattgagattatttttttttgggataatatcCTAACATGAACCGACATAAATGACTAACAGACTGGATGCTACGTCTACCGTACCTCCATAAAGCTTTCTCTTGTATAGACTCTCCCAACTTTTTGTATCACATGGACAAGGAGACAAATGATCATTTCACCGTGCCCTAAGAAtcaagggagcagattaggtgttaccagtAACACATCTTATTGTGTTTTACTCTtagcatgtggggcctaccttgattaaTCTTTTATATATTCAACCTTCGGAATTAGATTTAGGCTCAACAATGGAACGAAGACAAAATGGCATGAATTATAAGAAGAGTAAAATCTCAAAACTTCAATCATAAAATAAAGTAGACTTAAACCATGTTAAAAATCCagagaatgaagaaaatgatCAATGCATTCATTCAATACAAATCTTTTGATCTAGAGTATTTAGCATAGGACTTTTTGCTTACTCGTTTAGCTGCGAGTCGATTAGTCACCACCATTAGCAACATAGGTGAATAAACATTAAAAGCCTattgtgggccaaaaaagttaTTTTATCAAGCTTATGTTtttaatttcccttcatccaagtctaggTTACCATATCAATAGGTTGGCTTGAAAAGAAACGTTACGATGGCATTATTACGGGtccttgaaagtttttaatggtagtcattTAATTGCCACTCTCTTGCAGTATGGTTCACCTGGGATtcagatctgcttaatttttggaaccacatcctaaaatgggctgaaaaaaaatggatagatggcatggatacacaacacatcattaaggtcccaataatcaaaaaataaataaataaataaaaataaatataaaaataatcatAAAATTGAAAGATTCTCCCAGTTAAAAACCCTTCTATGAACTCTCAAATAGACCATGCATTGATGACTCAATGACTCGGATGCAACTTGTCCGGGTTGACTCAGACTCGGTTGGAACCGATCTGGTTCACCACCACAACTCACCCATTCATTCTCCACCAACTCAGCCGAGTCGGGTCGATTCTACCACACCCAACTCAGTCGAGTCACGACTCAacttgaataaaataaaataaatcaacttCATTGCaagcaaaagagagagaaataccgTGATAGACATATGGTTGCCGAGTAGAATCTGAGTCGGAAACGTCCGGTCCATGCTCGTAGCACCCACACAAGTACCCCATGGTGATACATTTTCCACTAGAGATGGCTCCGGACCGGAATTCCCTGCAGAAAACACAACAGAAACTCCCAACTGCGACGCATGGAACGAACCGATATCCGTTGCCGACGAGAAGAACGACGGCAAAGGGGCCGTCAGCCCAAGTGAGGATGAGATCACATTGACCCCATCATGCAATGCAGCGTCATAAGCCGCCAGTATATCAGCCTCAGTACACCTCCCTTCAAAGTTCAAGTTCCAGCATATCTTGTACACTGCCAACCTTGCCCTAGGTGCACCACCTCTAGctgtgccacatccaaacccagAGAAACATGCATTTTCCACTACTGATCCAACGGCTGTCGATgcaatgtgggtcccatggccCAGTGGATCTCGAGGGGAGCGATAATCCATGTTGGCTGTTTTGTTTAGTGGGCCATTAAGCGCTTCGAAGCCTTTCACGTAGTAACGTGCACCGATCAGCTTACGGTTGCACACCTTTCTCTTGAAATCCTCGCCTTTGACACACTTACCCTTCCATGATCGAGGGATGGGTCCCGTATTTAAATCCTCCTTGAAACTTTTAGATTCTGGCCAGATACCTTCATCATAAATAAGTAAATATTAGTGGCATTGTGCAGTATGCAGAGCTTATGGATGAATTTCTAACAACATATTATCTAGGTGAAATGGATAACCAGTTATAATTCAAGTGGTCGCCAGAAGCTAAAATACTCGCTAGACCATTGGATTGAACTTTTTGGCCTTTGTTTTTCTAATCCCAGCCGTGCATGTTAATTATATTGAAGAATGGACGACAGTAGGAACATAAATTGAAGAGATACATACCCTATGGCAAATTAATGTACCGACGTAAAATACATGTGGTATTAGAGAGAATCCCATATAGCTTTCTTTGATTCTCTTTAGAATTTCAAACTAGTTGTTACAACGGTAAATCTATTTATCGTGATAGTATCATAAAAGGAACTTCTCATTCTAATTAAGGAGAGAATTACCACTATATAACTCCTTTTATACGCTAATAATCCAACATGATTCTCTTTGGTTCTCTTTTGAatttcaaatgcaattattaTAGCTGTAAATCCACTTGTTGCAGCTGTGTAAAGACTCCACAGAGATTTATAAAAGAAAGggacacacacaaaaaaaaaaaaaaactacaaattaCATTTGATACCTTttcaaaaagattttaaaaaagctATAGTTTGTTATAATTACCATTTCAGGCCATGCAAGTAAATGGGTAGATGGCTcacatgggcccatcatgatgtttgtgtaaAATTCAATCTAATCACTATGTGAGCCATCTCATGTTccattaaaaatctaaaaatcagcctcatttGTGAGTTAGGTAGTGTTAGGCTAAAGGCCCAAAAATCACCTTAACCTTAGAGCGCGAGAGTTGGTGGgggtgatttttgggccctttGCCTAATCTAAGGTGATGCACCTTATGGTCTTTGTGAattttcataaacatcacagtggtccaACCCAAGCAGCTGACTCAGCTAGCCATTAAACAAATGTAATGGAATGGTAATTATACGAATGAATGAGGTATCATTTTGGAATTTTAAAAAAGTACAGGAACGTAAATTCCATATTTAATCAAGtagtttttttattataatataaaattcCCTAAAAGGAAAGCAACTCTATCTCTTATTCTGATGAGAGATTTACCACACCAAAACTCTTATTATGGCAGGATTTCAGTACGTCGTTGTCAATGGAGTTGCATGAACGAAAGCCTCCTTAAGCTGAACAGTGTGCTGCAGGAGCACAAATTGTAGAGGTGATCTTGTGGCACATGTGCTGACATAGCACACATGCGAGGGATCTGAGCCCGTGATAGTCAAAGGTGCTTAAAATATCAACATGCTTTCTCTTGAATCAAGGCCATGTAACGTTGGGTTACATCTGCTGCTGTAGACAGCATTTAACAAGGCAGGCTGCGCCTGTATTGGATGTGAAATGATACCGTACAACCAGACGAACCGAAATATAGTAGAGCCATGTTGTGTGGGATTACACGTGTCAGGGTTATCTTTCCATCAGGATTGTTTATCTAGTGGGGCCCGATCTGGATGGAAATTAATTCAAGATACGCATGGATCTGATGATCCTAGCCATATAAAAATTGTCCTTCAAATTGAAGGTGGGAGAAAAAAAGTTAATGGACAACATTAAGAGCTGGAAAGTAAGAGTGATGGATATGGTCTTCTGATAACTATAGTTCTTGAAAAATCCTCCATCCATAACGAGGCCCACtaattggacggttcagattgatgggATAACTAGGCCACGTGTAATACAATGGCTCCTGGTTATTCTGGTTTTAATGTATCATCTGCAATGTTGGGTAGCTGAAACCAATTAATGGACGGCTGTGGATCTAACCCAACATACAGgtttggccccacatgataagtGGACCGTCCTGATTGTCAGACCCCTTATATAGAGCAACTTTGCTCACATGCAAAGATCCGTGCAGTTAGGACCATG
Coding sequences:
- the LOC131249285 gene encoding subtilisin-like protease SBT3.18 is translated as MSTFFQWFWGLSLSLSLYYIHSASTSHVHIVYLGLSHAHDPILTTKSHVQLLSNVFASEDDAKEAMLYSYKHSFSGFAARLNSTQATTLASMEGVISVFESKTLQLHTTRSWDFMGLTLNHGKSTPLQLAYGDDIVVGVFDTGIWPESKSFKEDLNTGPIPRSWKGKCVKGEDFKRKVCNRKLIGARYYVKGFEALNGPLNKTANMDYRSPRDPLGHGTHIASTAVGSVVENACFSGFGCGTARGGAPRARLAVYKICWNLNFEGRCTEADILAAYDAALHDGVNVISSSLGLTAPLPSFFSSATDIGSFHASQLGVSVVFSAGNSGPEPSLVENVSPWGTCVGATSMDRTFPTQILLGNHMSITGQGFIDQNMTKDSVFELVFSHEYFHGGVCDFYKWNNESAKGKVILCFYNIGSQLTGNAALGVFAAQGVAMIYATPTTKDIANVDFIPTVYIDVDQGTQIMNYILSHPSPQPTVQIFPSETAIGQTPAPSVAYFSSRGPNSVTPNILKPDISAPGVNILAAWSPKTPPAILPLDDRSVDWNFQSGTSMSCPHVSGIVALLKSAHPDWSPAAIKSAMMTTAYTRDTTWDEILAGGSPKPADPFDIGAGHVDPLKAINPGLVYDVDTRDYVLFLCSLGYTQNQIKSMVLSSPRVDTRCPKCGPSDMDLNYPAIAVSDLRCTVTIKRTLRNVGPCPAIYFVSVVKPEGVRVVVWPRILIFSPFKQKITYYVTLTPLKHSQGRYDFGKIVWSDGHHHVTSPLIVRVNNNCEAAGHVGLHASL